ATATGTTTTATCAGATCGCTTAGAGGTATATCTTTGTTCTGCAAAAGCGGAGCATTTAATATAGAAAAAACACTTTTCACAGAGCTTAAATTTAAAAGCTGATTTGAAATTTTATCTATTTTAGCAAGTGTTTTTTGGGATAACAAATCATCTTTGGGGGTATAAGCGATGACTAAAAAATTTGGACTTTTATAACGTTTTGATATATCTCTCCAGATAGAAAGCTCCTTGTCGTTGTCTAAAAGAAGAGTTTGGGTAGAAGCGTCGATTTCTAGCTTTAAACTAAAAAATCCAAAAACGACCGATAAAACAATGCTTAAAAACAGCACTGTTTTGGGAAATTCTACTATAAATTTGAAAATATTTTTCATATATTATTTTTTTGCTGTTTGATTATCTGGCAAATTTGTGGTATCTAGTCTTTTTAGTATCTGATCAAAGCTTAAATTTCCGCTTAAATTATTGAATTGAGTTCTGTATGTTTGGATAATGCTAACGCCTAATATATCGACATCATATATCAAAAAATCATCTTCGTTTGCTTTATAAAATTTAAAAATTATCTTATAGATAGTTCCATCATTTAGAATTTGAGTATCTAAAAAATAACGATTTGGATTTGGTCTTTGAGAACCTATTATTTCTATGTTCTGATCTGTATAGAATACAAGTTTATCAGTAAAAGACTTTTTAAGTCTTCTCTCAAAAGCCTCTGAAAACCTAGTTTTTTCATCGTCATTTAAACTATCGTAATGTTTTGAAAGTGCTAGCTTTGCCATGAGCTTGTAGTCGAAATATGAGTCAAACATCTCAAATAATTTTTGTGATTTTTTATCATTATCCAAAGATTTATCTCTTAGTATAGAAAGAGTTTTATCAAGATCTGTTTTCATCGTTTGATCTATCTGATTGATATTTAAAGCAAAACAAAAGCTAACGCTTATAATAAAAATAAATATAATTTTTTTCAATTTTCATTCCTTTATTAGTGCATTTCTATGTTGTTCATAGGCGTTTTTGATAAACGGATACAGGTCTATAGCATCGCTTGTTAAATTTATATATCTATTTGGATCTAGAGATTCTTCATTTATTTTCATAAAGACTGACGTGCTAAAGTTTATAAATTTACTATCTTTTGCCCACCAAACATTCATATAACTAATAGGATTTGCAAAATAATCACCACCTAGTCCAAACATATCTCTTAAATTTGATTGTCCAAGTACTGGCAAAACTACTGGAAATCCACTTCCCATACCCCAGTATCCAAGCGTTTGACCAAAATCCTCATCGTGCTTTCTAATCCCATAAACATTTGTAGCTACGTCACTAATACCTGCAAAACCGACTATAGTATTTGCTACAAATCTTAGAGTTTCATCGCCGGCGTTTTTAAATTTAAATTGTAAAAGATTATTTATAAGTCTTATGGGATACAAAATATTATAAAAAAAGTTGCTAATAGCAGTTTGTCCCTCATCTGGCATAACATAGTCATAACCTCTAAATACAGGTATAAATAGATTTTTATAAAGTACATCATTGATATCTGTCATAACTCTATTGTAGCCGCTAAGCGGATCAAAGTCGCTTTGTTCTTGATACTCGCTCTCAAACGATGATATGTCACTAGCAAACAAACTGCTTATAAAGATTAAAATAATAATAGATAATTTCATCTGTTCCTAACTAATTTTTTTAAATTTGCGATTCTACTAAATATAAGCTTTATATTTTATAAATACACCCAAACAAAAACCGGCATATAAAATTTAAAAAATATTTATTATTAAAATATAAAATCTATAGATTAAATATATTTTTTACATATAATTTGGAGGAATTGATGAAAGCTGATATCAACCTAGCACTATTTTTAGAAGGCGACACTGCATTATTAGCAAAACATATCAAACTTTTAAAAGCGATAGATAAAACAAAAAGCATAACAAAAGCAGCTAAAGAAGAGGATATTTCATATAAAAATGCTTGGGATAGTTTAGATCTTTTAAATAATAAATCAAAATTTCCTCTGATAGTACGAGCAAATGGAAATAGAAAAAATAGCGGTAGCGAACTAAGCGATTATGCTAAAAAATTAATAAAAACTTATGATGCCATACTAAAAGCACAAAAAGCATTTTTAGATGAGATCTGCAAAGATGAAGATATAAACGAAAATACTATAATGCAGCTTGCAAAAATGAATATAAAACTAAGTGCTAGAAATCAACTTTTAGTAACTATAACAGACATAAAAACAGGCGCGGTAAACTCACAGATCACAGCAAAGCTAAGTAGTGGCGAAACACTAAAAGCCAACATTACTGTAGAAAGTCAGCAAAATCTAGGACTAAGCGTTGGAAAAGAAGTGCTATTTTTGTTTAAAGCTCCAAGCGTTATACTCTCAAAAGATGAGCTTGATAGCGCGCAAATATCTGCTGAAAATCAACTAAAAGGTAAAGTCTTAGAAGCGAAGCTAGGTAGCGTAAATGCAGAAATTTGTGTACAGATCGGACAACATCAAAAGATAGTATCTATCATCACAAATAGATCAGCTGCAGATATGGGGATAAGCG
The sequence above is a segment of the Campylobacter hyointestinalis subsp. lawsonii genome. Coding sequences within it:
- a CDS encoding ABC transporter substrate-binding protein — protein: MKKIIFIFIISVSFCFALNINQIDQTMKTDLDKTLSILRDKSLDNDKKSQKLFEMFDSYFDYKLMAKLALSKHYDSLNDDEKTRFSEAFERRLKKSFTDKLVFYTDQNIEIIGSQRPNPNRYFLDTQILNDGTIYKIIFKFYKANEDDFLIYDVDILGVSIIQTYRTQFNNLSGNLSFDQILKRLDTTNLPDNQTAKK
- a CDS encoding TOBE domain-containing protein, which encodes MKADINLALFLEGDTALLAKHIKLLKAIDKTKSITKAAKEEDISYKNAWDSLDLLNNKSKFPLIVRANGNRKNSGSELSDYAKKLIKTYDAILKAQKAFLDEICKDEDINENTIMQLAKMNIKLSARNQLLVTITDIKTGAVNSQITAKLSSGETLKANITVESQQNLGLSVGKEVLFLFKAPSVILSKDELDSAQISAENQLKGKVLEAKLGSVNAEICVQIGQHQKIVSIITNRSAADMGISVGDNITAMIKANDILVGA
- a CDS encoding MlaA family lipoprotein encodes the protein MKLSIIILIFISSLFASDISSFESEYQEQSDFDPLSGYNRVMTDINDVLYKNLFIPVFRGYDYVMPDEGQTAISNFFYNILYPIRLINNLLQFKFKNAGDETLRFVANTIVGFAGISDVATNVYGIRKHDEDFGQTLGYWGMGSGFPVVLPVLGQSNLRDMFGLGGDYFANPISYMNVWWAKDSKFINFSTSVFMKINEESLDPNRYINLTSDAIDLYPFIKNAYEQHRNALIKE